The Strix aluco isolate bStrAlu1 chromosome Z, bStrAlu1.hap1, whole genome shotgun sequence genome contains a region encoding:
- the TRIM23 gene encoding E3 ubiquitin-protein ligase TRIM23: protein MSALGVNKVGAGAGLDSSRGSGGSGRGPAGAAVKVLECGVCEDVFSLQGDKVPRLLLCGHTVCHDCLTRLPLHGRAVRCPFDRQVTELGDSGVWGLKKNFALLELLERLQNGPAGQCGTVEEAIGLSGESSIRCDEDEAHVASVYCTVCATHLCADCSQLTHSTKTLAKHRRVPLADKPHEKTMCSQHQVHAIEFVCLEEGCQASPLMCCVCKEYGKHQGHKHSVLEPEANQIRASILDMAHCIRTFTEEISDYSRKLVGIVQHIEGGEQIVEDGVGMAHTEHVPGTAENARSCVRAYFSDLHETLCRQEEMALSVVDAHVREKLIWLRQQQEDMTILLSQVSTACLHCEKTLQQDDCRVVLARQEITRLLETLQKQQQQFTELADHVQLDASIPVTFTKDNRVHIGPKMEIRVVTLGLDGAGKTTILFKLKQDEFMQPIPTIGFNVETVEYKNLKFTIWDVGGKHKLRPLWKHYYLNTQAVVFVVDSSHRDRVSEAHSELAKLLTEKELRDALLLIFANKQDVAGALSVEEITELLSLHKLCCGRSWYIQGCDARSGTGLYEGLDWLSRQLVAAGVLDVA, encoded by the exons ATGTCGGCCCTAGGTGTAAACAAGGTCGGGGCTGGTGCCGGGCTGGACAGCAGCCGGGGGTCCGGTGGTagcggccgcggcccggcgggcGCCGCAGTGAAG GTTCTTGAGTGTGGAGTCTGTGAAGATGTGTTTTCTTTGCAAGGTGACAAAGTTCCCCGGCTGCTTTTGTGTGGCCACACCGTCTGCCATGACTGTCTTACCCGGCTTCCCCTTCATGGAAGAGCAGTTCGTTGTCCTTTTGATCGACAAGTTACTGAACTAG GAGATTCCGGTGTCTGGGGCTTGAAAAAGAATTTTGCTTTGTTGGAACTCTTGGAACGGTTGCAGAATGGACCTGCTGGGCAGTGTGGGACAGTAGAAGAAGCCATTGGTCTATCTGGAGAG agTAGCATTCGTTGCGATGAAGATGAAGCCCACGTTGCATCTGTATATTGCACTGTCTGTGCCACTCACCTGTGTGCAGATTGTTCCCAGCTTACTCATTCTACAAAGACACTAGCGAAACACAGGCGTGTACCTCTTGCTGATAAGCCTCATGAGAAGACCATGTGCTCCCAACACCAAGTGCATGCTATTGAGTTTGTTTGTTTAGAAGAGGGCTGTCAGGCGAGTCCTCTTATGTGTTGTGTCTGCAAAGAGTACGGAAAGCATCAAGGTCATAAG CATTCTGTCCTGGAACCAGAAGCAAACCAGATTCGTGCGTCCATTTTAGACATGGCCCACTGTATAAGAactttcacagaagaaatctcAGATTATTCCAGAAAATTAGTTGGAATTGTTCAGCATATAGAAGGAGGAGAACAAATAGTTGAAGATGGAGTTGGAATGGCCCATACTGAACAT GTACCAGGGACTGCAGAGAACGCTCGCTCATGTGTCCGAGCCTATTTTTCTGATCTTCATGAAACCCTTTGTCGTCAGGAGGAAATGGCTCTTAGTGTTGTTGATGCTCATGTGAGAGAGAAGTTGATATGGCTTAGGCAACAGCAAGAAGACATGACCATCCTATTGTCACAGGTTTCAACAGCTTGCCTTCATTGTGAAAAGACTTTACAACAG GATGACTGCAGAGTAGTGTTGGCCAGACAGGAAATTACAAGATTGCTAGAGACattacagaaacagcagcagcaatttacGGAACTTGCAGATCATGTACAGCTGGATGCTAGCATACCTGTCACTTTTACAAAG GACAACAGGGTACATATTGGACCAAAAATGGAAATTCGGGTTGTCACTCTAGGATTAGATGGAGCTGGCAAAACAACTATTTTGTTTAAGTTAAAGCAAGATGAATTCATGCAACCAATTCCAACAATAG gTTTTAATGTTGAAACAGTAGAATACAAGAATTTGAAGTTTACTATTTGGGATGTAGGAGGGAAGCACAAATTGAGGCCCTTGTGGAAACATTATTATCTCAATACACAAG cggtggtgtttgttgttgATAGCAGTCACAGAGACAGAGTCAGTGAAGCACACAGTGAACTTGCAAAATTATTAACAGAGAAGGAGTTGCGGGATGCCTTGCTCTTGATCTTTGCTAATAAACAG GATGTAGCAGGTGCGCTTTCAGTGGAAGAAATCACAGAACTGCTGAGTCTCCACAAACTCTGCTGTGGCCGTAGCTGGTATATTCAGGGTTGTGATGCCCGAAGTGGTACAGGACTTTATGAAGGATTGGACTGGCTTTCAAGGCAGTTAGTGGCTGCTGGTGTCCTGGATGTGGCTTAA
- the SHLD3 gene encoding shieldin complex subunit 3 — MEVVLHYRPPQRDLIKLQKFAEAAVEEFPIRQLPRFTPWFPNDLHRLPLKPKKSPPVISCEEAEELKQLFTPSEYVTGSPDYDCTKDLLEFQTKLKHGQTLIQAQTVHRPINLENPGESPPNGQQKLKRSWSVSLPSPKLKEKILPLSQELQNNLERLKLHAFYRAKWTIEQSICNNQNLEDIWIKLNRLIKQNELPSCNATIQRSVGQIWIFCDILYCEYVRNILREKLNLTDKMNLLVHKFGIIFSL, encoded by the coding sequence ATGGAAGTGGTCTTGCATTATCGACCACCTCAGAGAGATCTAATAAAACTGCAGAAatttgcagaagcagcagtggagGAGTTTCCCATTCGCCAGTTACCAAGATTTACACCCTGGTTTCCAAATGATTTACACAGACTTCCCCTCAAACCAAAAAAGAGTCCACCTGTTATTTCTTGTGAGGAAGCAGAAGAATTGAAACAACTTTTTACACCTTCAGAATATGTTACAGGATCTCCTGATTATGACTGCACAAAAGATCTCCTTGAGTTTCAGACTAAGCTGAAACATGGGCAGACTTTAATCCAAGCACAAACTGTTCACAGACCAATTAACTTGGAGAATCCAGGAGAATCACCACCTAATGGACAACAAAAATTGAAAAGGTCTTGGAGTGTCTCTCTCCCTAGCCCTAAGCTTAAAGAAAAGATTCTTCCTTTATCTCAAGAACTGCAAAATAATTTGGAAAGACTAAAACTGCATGCATTTTATAGAGCAAAGTGGACAATTGAACAGTCTATTTGTAATAATCAGAATTTGGAGGACATCTGGATAAAATTGAATAGACTCATCAAGCAGAACGAATTGCCATCTTGCAATGCTACTATCCAAAGATCTGTGGGACAGATATGGATTTTCTGTGATATACTATACTGTGAATATGTTAGAAATATTCTTAGGGAAAAGCTCAACCTTACTGATAAAATGAATTTGCTTGTACATAAATTTGGAATTATATTTAGTTTATAA